Proteins found in one Brachyspira murdochii DSM 12563 genomic segment:
- the hisC gene encoding histidinol-phosphate transaminase: MNKFLSSKANSIEPYTPGEQPRDKKYIKLNTNESPYPPSPLVKKAISESNFDDLRLYPDPNVYELKKEIAKRYNTKENNIFIGNGSDEILAFSFIAFFDKGDKIYYPNITYSFYSVYSSLFDLEEKKIPLKDDFTIDINDYKNLDSGIFIANPNAPTGIYLTLPQIEEIVKSNKDNIVIIDEAYIDFAFDESASSLIDKYDNLLVIQTFSKSRCLAGMRLGFAFGNENLIQGLKNIKYSFNSYTINRLSILAGIEAIKDEKYFKDTVSKIIKTRENTKKELKLLGFNVLDSRSNFLFVSHKNVFAEDIYLKLKDSGILVRYFKSDIINNYIRVTIGTDEEMSTFIENIKQIVKN; this comes from the coding sequence ATGAATAAATTTTTAAGCAGCAAGGCTAATTCCATAGAACCTTATACTCCGGGAGAACAGCCTAGAGATAAAAAATATATAAAATTAAATACAAATGAATCTCCATATCCTCCTTCTCCTCTTGTTAAAAAAGCTATATCTGAGAGTAATTTTGATGATTTAAGACTTTATCCAGACCCTAATGTATATGAACTAAAAAAAGAGATAGCAAAGAGATATAACACAAAAGAAAATAATATATTTATAGGAAACGGCTCTGATGAGATACTTGCTTTTTCATTTATAGCTTTCTTTGATAAAGGAGATAAAATTTATTATCCTAATATTACATATAGTTTTTATTCTGTATATTCAAGTCTTTTTGATTTAGAAGAAAAAAAAATACCTCTTAAAGATGATTTTACTATAGATATTAATGATTATAAAAATTTAGATTCCGGAATATTTATAGCCAATCCTAATGCTCCTACTGGAATATATTTAACACTTCCTCAAATAGAAGAGATTGTAAAAAGCAACAAAGATAATATTGTAATAATAGATGAGGCTTATATTGATTTTGCTTTTGATGAGAGTGCATCATCATTAATAGATAAATACGATAATCTGCTTGTAATACAAACTTTTTCAAAATCGAGATGTTTGGCAGGTATGCGTTTAGGATTTGCTTTCGGTAATGAAAATCTTATTCAAGGGCTTAAAAATATAAAGTATTCTTTTAATTCTTATACCATAAACAGGCTTTCAATACTGGCAGGTATAGAAGCTATAAAAGATGAAAAATATTTTAAAGATACTGTTTCAAAAATTATTAAAACAAGAGAAAATACAAAAAAAGAGCTTAAACTTTTGGGTTTTAATGTACTTGATTCAAGGTCAAATTTTTTATTTGTATCTCATAAAAATGTATTTGCTGAAGATATTTATTTAAAATTAAAAGATAGTGGAATATTGGTAAGATATTTTAAATCTGATATTATAAATAATTATATAAGAGTAACAATAGGTACTGATGAAGAGATGAGTACATTTATAGAAAATATAAAGCAAATAGTAAAAAATTAA